The DNA window GGGGGCGCCGAAGGCGGAATGACTCCGATGGCCCTGGCCATCATCGTGCTCGTACCGCTGGCGGCGTTCGAGGCGACGTCCGTCTTGCCTGGCGCAGCCGTCGCGCTGACGAGGGCTCGGGTGGCGGCGTCACGGATCATGGGGCTGCTGGATGCTGCTGAACCCCGGTGGCACGGAAAAGCGCACCAGGGTGCACTCAACCGTGCCACTACGGTGGAGCCGTCCGGTGTGGCTACGGCGGAGCCGCTCGATATTCCTGCGGGGAGTCGGATTGCCGTCGTCGGGCCGAGTGGGGTGGGAAAGACGACCCTGCTGGTGGGTCTCGCCGGCCTGATTCCGTCAGTGCAGCATGTCGACGGCGCTCTGTTCTTCGCCGAGGATGCACATCTCTTCGACACTTCGATACTGGAGAATCTGCGGGTCGCTCGCGGAGACGTCTCTGCCGACGAAGCCCGTGATGCGCTCGCGACGGTGGGGCTGGGGGAGTGGGTGGCGGAGTTGCCCGAGGGTGTCGATACGACCTTGATCGGGGGCGCTCGGGCCGTCTCGGGAGGTCAACGACGACGGCTTCTGTTGGCTCGGGCTGTGCTGTCCAGAGCACCGGTTCTGCTGTTGGACGAACCGACGGAACACCTCGACGACCGCAGCGGCGCCGAGCTACTCAGGCGCCTGCTCGACCGTGACGGCGGGGTGGTCGAGCGGGACCGAACAGTCGTGCTCGTCACCCATCGACTACCCGCCGATTCCGTCGCTGACCAGGTGATCGACCTCGGACTTTCGCTGTCGGAGGAACAGTCGAATAATCCTTTGCGCACCCACGAATCTCGGCGTACTTTATCGAGTACACGAGAGAGGAGGTGGTCTGAAGTTGATGAACTCTAGGACGCGTGAGGTGGCTGCCAGCTAGCCGCTACCGCTGACGGATTCACACCCGCGCGAGCGGCGAGCGAATCCCCGGCAGCTACCCGGCCCCCGAGCCCTCGGTCCGTCCGACCGAGACCTGACAGATCAGGTATGGCTCGGGGGCCGTTCGCGTGTGCGGATGTCAGCCGATGTAGCGAGAAAGACGTGCAGACAGCCGGGGCGCCAGCTCTCCGTCGGCGCCGATGCGCTCCTCGACGTAGGCCAGATCGGCGCCCTCGACGATTCCGTACAGCCGTTTGGCGCCGCCGACCAGTGCGCCCGAGGTGGATCGAATCACGACGTCGGTCGCGAGTTCCCACGAAGATTGATTGAGTGCGTGGCCGTAGTAGAGCTCGACGAGTCCGGTGCTGTGCGTCAGCAGGAGCTCGAGGACCTCTTCGTTCGCGCTACCTTTTTCACCGTCGCCGCCACTGACTCGCCAGAACCCAACCTCTCGGAGGTCCGGGTGGGCGTAATTGCCATCCGAGTCCAGGCGCCACGAGCGAGACTCCCAGCCGAGGTAAGCGCCACCGTCGTGTGTCACGACGATTTGCTGACCGAACGCGTATTCCTCGCCGGTCTCGGGGTCGCGGCCTTCGCCGTTGCCACGCCAGACGCCGACCAACGGCAGCAGCGCGAGCAGGGCGGGATTCAGATCCGGTCCGAGGCGAAGGTTCGCTGTGTCCTCGGGGTGTGGAATGTCAGGAAGAATCGGAATGTTGCGCGCCGAGGTAGACGCGAACTTCTCGGCGGCCTCGGCGATCGCGTCATTGGCAGACCGAGTGCCGTCCGGTTCGTCGGCGGCGCGCTCACTCACGATTCGTCGGTGACCAAGCGGAAGACGACGTACAGCGAGAACGCGATGATGGCGACTGCGGCGAGCGCAAGCAGAACCTCGAAGAAGATGACCACGTCGCCGAGTTTAGACCCAGAGGGACCACGGCTGGAAATTCGGCCTATGAGAGGAACGCAGGGATAGTGGCGTGTCACAGTGTTCGGCCGTGCGATTAGCCGAACACAGCGTTCTGGGTCTACAGAACGCAGTCGACACGGTACTTTCTCCAAGAAGCGTCGGACTGGGGGTCGATCGAGTCCGACGCTGCTGTGCGTTCGAGGGGTTTCAGGCTTGGGGAAGGATCTGTTGATGCCGCGCCAATTTCGTGCTGGCTCGTTTCTGTCCGTATCGGTGACGATGGCTGCGGCGTTGCTGCTGGTGGTGCCTGGTGCAGCGTCCGCGGCGCCGGGGACTGGGTCCGCGGACTCAGGGTCTTCGGACAGTGGTTCTGCGGGGACCGGATCCTCGGAGGGGCCGAACATCGATCCGAACAACTACGCCCAGGACTGTCCAGACGTTCTGATGCTTGCGGTTTCGGGAGCGACGGACTCCGACGCCGATCGTGATCCTTTGAACGAGGAGCCCCGCTCGGTGGCGTCGAACTGGGTGGGAAATGTCACACTCCCGATCGGCGAGGTCAACGCCAACAGCCCCGGCTCGGTCGGGTGGCTCTACGTGCCGTACCCGTCGACGTACGGCGTCGGTTTGCTGTCCGACGTCGAGACCTACCAGCAGTCGGTCGCGAGCGGCATTGCCTCCACCAACCGCTTGCTCGACGAGTACAAGACCAAGTGCGGTGACAACACGAAATTTGTGCTGCTCGGTTACAGCGTCGGCGCCGAGGTCGTCGAGCGGGTCGCGTTGGAACTCGGGCATCGAGACCCGAACGCACTCGTGACCGGCGACGACTTTGCCGGCGTCATGATGATCGGTGACCCGTACCGCCCGGCGGGTGCTCCGAACTTCGACGAGCCAGGCCCGACCCGCGGCGGCTTCCAATCCAGGACGCCGAAGGACTACGGGACGCTGAACGACAAGGTGACGTGGTCGTGCCGGCCGTACGACCTGGCATGCGATGCACCGGACAACATCGTCGCGTTGCAACTGGCCCTGGGGGTTCTGGGGCAGATGCGATTGACTGTTCTGAATCCGGTTCAGACCGTCGCGGATTTCGCGCGCGCAGTCACCTCGATCGCGACGCGTGCCATCGTCGATATCGTCACGAACAAGAACTGGCTCGAATCGGACGAGACGCTCCTCGAGGTTCTGCTGAAAGTCTCGGATCAGCTCTACGAGGTCGACGAACAGAAAGCCTGGGAGCAGCTGACGCCTGACCAGCTGCTGGCCGACCTCAACTGGGCGATGGGTCCAGGCGCGGACAAGATTCGCGAGAAGTTGCACAAGGAAGGCGTCGGACTCGTCGAGAACAACAAAGGCATCGTCGACGTCGTGGTCGAGCCATACATCTTCATCGGGTTCCTCCAGCATCTTCTGTACTGGAACAACAATCCCGGCGACGGTCGGGAGTGGGAGAGCGAAAAGATTGTCGCTTGGGTGACCGATCTGGCACAGACCGAGCGGGAGAACAACGACGCCGAGCACGCTCCCGTCGAGGAATCCCCGGTCGAGGAGCAGTCGGCGGAGCCAAGCTCGCAGGTCGTGCCGGCACCCGGGACCGTCACGCGTGACAGCGATCTCGGAGCATTCCTGGAGTCGCTAGGGATCGCGCCCCCCGGTGTGTTTCCGCCGCAGTACTCGACGGTGCCCGAGCAGGCCCAGCAACCGGCGACCGCGATCGTTCCGGAGCCTGCACAGGGCTGAGCATTCGCGGGCGCGCAGCGTGTGCTTGGGCTGGAAGGTGCGCGTGGCGGCCCGGGCTGGAGCGAGCGACTCATTCGGTCACCCCAGCGGCCCGGCGCGCAGGTTGTAGCGAGCGCGCAAGTTGCAACGTGTGCCTGGGCTGGAAGGTGCGCGTGGCGGCCCGGGCTGGAGCGAACGACTCATTCGGTCACCCCAGCGCCCTGGCGCGCAGGTTGCAGCGAGCGCGCAAGTTGCAACGTGTGCCTGGGCTGGAAGGTGCGCGTGGCGGCCCGGGCTGGAGCGAACGACTCATTCGGTCACCCCAGCGCCCCGGCGCGCAGCCACATAGAACACGAAGAACCCCGCACCTAAGGGTGCGGGGTTCTTCGATGTCAGCTGAAACTCAGACTCCGACGGTCACGTTCGCCGAATGGATGCCTGCGCCTTCGGGGGTGATGTCGGCCTGGCCGTTGCCCGACGCCGAGAGCGCACGCAGCGTCCAGGTGCCCGGTGCGGCGAAGAAGCGGAAGTCACCGGTACCGGATGCCACGACCTCTGCCGTGAACTCGCCGGTGCCGTCGAGCAGACGCACGAACGCGCCGGCTACTGGCTCACCGTCGGTCGCGAGGACGCGGCCGGTGATGACCGTTTCCTTCTCGACGTCGACTCCTGCAGGAATGGTCTGACCTTGAACGGGTGCACCGCACATATCAGTGGACCTCCAACTCGATGGGTGCTCCGACGAGGGAGCCGTACTCGACCCAGCTGCCGTCGTAGTTCTTCACGTCCGACTTGCCGAGCAGTTCCTTGAGGACGAACCACGTGTGGCTCGAGCGCTCGCCGATGCGGCAGTAGGCGATGGTCGCCTTGCCGTCGTCGTAGCCCTTGTCCTTGTAGAGAGCTTCGAGAGCGTCGTCGTCCTTGAACGTGCCGTCCTCGTTGGCCGTGGTGCTCCACGGAATGTTGATGGCGCTGGGGACGTGCCCGCGCTGCTGTGCCTGCTCTTGCGGAAGGTGCGCAGGCGCGAGGATCTTGCCGGAGAACTCGTCGGGCGAACGGACGTCGACCAGGTTCTTGTTTCCGATGGCGTCGATGACCTCGTCGCGGAACGCGCGGATCGACAGGTCGGGAGCCTCGGCGTGGTACTGGGTGGCCTCGCGGGTCACGATGTCCTTCGAGAGGGGCCGTCCGTCGAGCTCCCACTTCTTGCGGCCGCCGTCGACGAGCTTGACATCCTTGTGCCCGTACAGCTTGAAGTACCAGTAGGCGTATGCCGCGAACCAGTTGTTGTTTCCGCCGTACAGAACGATGGTGTCGTCGTTGGCGATGCCCTTGGACGAGAGCAGATCGGAGAACTGTTCCTGGTTCAGGAAGTCGCGGCGGACCGCATCCTGGAGGTCCTTGCGCCAGTCGAGCTTCACTGCGCCTTCGATATGACCGCCGTCGTAGGCGCTTGCGTCTTCGTCGACCTCGATGAAGACGGTCTTCGGGGCATTCAGGTTCTGCTCGGCCCAGTCGGCAGAGACCAGGACGTCGGAGCGAGCCATGGGTTTCCTTTCGATCTTTCGGTACTTCGGTGAATGGTGGGTCGAGCGATCAGGCGCGTGCGGATTGTGTCCGCAGCCGCGCCACGAGGGGGTAGATCTGGCAGCCGAGGCAGAACGCGAACGCGGCATTCAAGAAGGCCGCGAACAGTGCGAAGCCGGTGGCGACGGTGCCGACGACGGGGGATCCGAGCGCGAAACCGAGAACGCCGACAGCAGCGAACACGAAGCCGACGAGCTGTGCGAACTTCAGTGGTGCGACTGGCTCACGTTCGGACGTCGGCGACAGACGCGGTGCGACGAATGTGGCGAAAATAGTGCCGTACGGACTGTTCCGGGGTCCACGAGCGGCGCCGATCGCGAAGACCACGGCTTGTACGGCGAGGAGAACACCAGCCGCCGTGGTGGCGAACGTGGAGAGAACCAGAACGGCGGCGAGGACGGCGGTGGTGATCCACGCAGCAAAGCGTGGGCCCCGTACATCGACCTGGGAAACTGACGGTGCGGTGTCTATTGACATCGTGAGTGAATGCTCCTGCGTCGGGGAAATGCAGCTAATGCGAACGGCATCGAACGTGCACGTTCTCGATGATCTCGGCTCGAGTCCTGACGGACTCAGCGGCCTATCTACGCACGACGGCGCAGCGGCACGAACGGATCAGCAGCAGCGACAGCAACAACCGCCCAGACGGCACAGGTCAACCGTGCGGCGACTGGTGAGCAACAGCTCTTGGCGGGACAACACATCGAGCATCCTACCGGACAACTCGGACCAGCAGAAACTACGGGTTCACCAGGGCGGAGCGCAGTGCCTCGGCTTTCGGAACGCCGGAGATACGTGCCCGCTCGACGAGACCCTCGCCGAGGACGAATGTCGTCGGCAAGGACATGACGTTCATCGCACGGGCGAGCTCAGGATTCGCATCGATGTCCAGTTCGACCTCGACCGGTCCGTCGAGGTCGCACAGCACCTGACTCACTACTCGTCGGACTGCGGCACATGGACCGCACCAATCCGCCGAGAAGTGCAGCACGACAGGCGCATCGAGAGGGACGCCCGCAGTGAGAAGCAGTGCGCGCAGCTCGGGTGAACCTGCGGATTCGGACACGCGCACCTTCCCAGCGCGGGACCTGTACACGAGACCGAATGCTGTCGCCGCTATCAGAACGACGAGCAAAACAGTGAGACCGGTCATGGCGCTTCGATCTGCTCCAGGTCGATCGTCACGTTCTTTGCGTTGCCTTCGATGACGATTTGCGAACCCTCCGCATAAACGTCGGTCGGGAGCACCCCGAACGGGAGCGTCTGCCGGTCGATGGTCTTGGTGAACAGGCCGAGCACCGTCGGCTTCGCGAAATCGGGAATCGTGAAATCGGCATTTCCCTCAGGACCGAAGTAGAAGTCACTGGCGACGATGTCGACGCTGTCACCGTCGAGGATCAGATCGGCTTGCACGCTCACTTCGGTTCTAATCGGTCCGACCGGCACCGTCCCGGTCAGAACGACGCCGCCGTTCGTGGTCATCCCCGAGCCCCCCGACCCGCCCGTGCCGTCGGACTTGTCAGCCGGCGGAGCGGACACCTGCAGGTCGACGATGTCCAGGAAGCGGCCGAGGTCCGTCGCCTCGATGCGCACGCGGCCGTCGAGTTCGTCGACGGGTACCGCGTTCACAGACCCGTTCACGAGGTCGGACAGCGGTACCGAAACGCCGCGAAGGTTCGCTTCGATCGTCGTCGAACCCACATAGTCGTTGGGCACATCCTGCGCGCGTATCTCGACGTTCTGATATTTGCCGTCCGCGGCCTGGGTCAGGAAGGGGAAGCCATGAACGATGACCTGTGGATCGGACAACAGATCTCCGCCGTCACGAATCGCGCGAGACACGCGGTACTCCGAGTACGCCGCCGCCCCGAAATCCACGACGAGTGCCAGAGCCGCCAGGCTCACGAGTCCGATGATCAGTTTGCGCATGACGACCATTGTGACCGATCGGCGCCGGTCGTTCCGCAGGCTCCACTCCCGCGCCCCCGGGGTCGTTCCGCAGGCTCCACTCTCGCCAAGCCGGGTCGTTCCGCAGGCTCCACTCTCGCCAAGCCGGGTCATTCCGCAGGCTCCACTCTCGCGAGTCGGGCACTGCAACGGGCGGTCGACCCCGATGACACGCTAGTCTGATTGCTTGGACAAGCAGTCGACCTCGCTGGAGGAGCCGACGTGACAGCGGTAAGAATGGAGGCCGAGTGGAACTCCTGCTACTGACCTCCGACCCGAACCCGGAGGCGGTTCTACCGTGCCTTGCACTTCTCGCGCATCATGTCCGGCCCGCACCTACCGAAGTTTCTTCGCTTCTCGAAGCGGGCTCTGCGGATATTGCGCTGGTGGATGCGCGCACGGATCTGGCTGCAGCGCGCGGATTGTGTCGCCTACTCGGGAGCACCGGTTCGGCGATTCCGGTCGTTGCGGTACTCACCGAAGGTGGCCTCGTCGCCGTCAACTCCGAATGGGGTCTCGACGACATCTTGCTGCCAGGGACCGGTCCAGCCGAACTCGACGCACGGTTGCGTCTTCTGGTCGGGCGCTCCGGAGGCGTCGCAAGTCCTGAAGCGTCGGGGAAAATCACGCTCGGCGAACTTGTCATCGACGAGGGCACTTACACGGCGCGTCTTCGTGGTCGTCCGCTCGACCTCACCTACAAAGAGTTCGAGCTCCTCAAGTACCTCGCTCAGCACGCCGGCCGGGTATTCACTCGTGCTCAGTTGCTGCAGGAGGTCTGGGGTTACGACTTCTTCGGTGGCACCCGAACTGTCGACGTCCACGTCCGTCGCTTGCGAGCGAAGCTAGGCAGCGAATACGAGTCCCTCATCGGGACCGTGCGCAACGTCGGCTACAAGGCAGTTCGGCCGAGTCGCAGTTCGAAGGGCGGGCCCGTCGTAGTCGACGGTGACGATGACCTCGACGGTACGGATACCGCCAGCGTCGAATTCAGTTCTCTGGGCGGCGCGACTCACGGAAGCAAGAACTGACCGACGATGACTGTTTCGTTCGATATTGCCCGGCTGGACCCTGCCGCGATCACGCCGATCGTGGCGCAGGAGATCCGTTCCATCGTGCTGCGTGCCACCGAGGTGGACGGCACGGCGCCACTGTCCGAGCAGGCCGTGAAAGCGGTCGCGTCGGATGAGGTGACACACCTCGTAGCCACAAGCGGATTCACGATCGTCGGTTACGCGGGAGTCGTCGCGGGTACGCCGCCGATGGCGGAGGTGGTCGTCGACCCGGAGTTTCGCAGGCGCGGTACCGGCAGAATGCTCGTCGAGCGAGCGCTGTCGGAAGGTGGACCCGGCGCGCGAGTCTGGGCACACGGCAATCTCGAACCCGCCCAGGCAGTGGCACGCGCGCTCGGTTTGGAAGTCGCGCGCGAACTGCTGCAGATGCGACGTCCCCTCGGAACGCCGGAGCTGCCCGACGTGGTCGTGCAGGACGGCATCTCGCTGCGCACGTACCGGGGGCACCAGGATGACGCAGAGTTGCTGCGCGTCAACAACGCAGCATTCTCCTGGCATCCGGAGCAGGGCGGGTGGACGGAGAAAGACATCGCCGAGCGGCGAGACGAAGCGTGGTTCGATCCGGCGGGAGTATTCCTCGCTTTCGAAGAGGGAACGGACACACTCCTCGGCTTCCACTGGACCAAGGTGCACCCCGCCGAAGCAGGCGAGAACGAGATCGGTGAGGTCTACGTGGTCGGCATCGATCCGCAGGCTCAGGGACGCGGACTCGGTCGAATTCTGACGCTTGCCGGGCTGCACTATCTACGAAACCGCGAGCTCAGCGACGTTCTGCTGTACGTCGAGGCCGACAACGCGGCCGCGGTCCACACATACGAACGCCTTGGTTTCACGCGTTTTCACGTCGACGCCGCATATATGCGTCACTGAAACGGACATTCTGACCACGCTGTTCATCTTCCGTTCACCCTTCTGGGGGCAGCCGTCAACCGGCTGCCCTTACCTTTTGCACTGGGTGGCGCCGACGCTGCCCGGTGCGAGGGTCATCTCGAGGCCGGCACCTTTATCTTCGTCGTTCGAAGGCTTTCGCTTCGCACGACGAACACGGCACAAGATTCCTCGGAGGAAACAGGTGAAGCTCAAGCGCAGCGCGTCTCTCGTAGGCGCAGTGGCGATCGGCGCGATGATGCTGACCGCATGCGGTAGCGACGCGAACGTCGAATCTGCTGCGGGCACGGACTCGGCAGCTACGTGTGAGGGCAAGTCGCCCCTCACCGGTGAAGGCTCGTCCGCGCAGCAGAACGCGATGTCCAACTTCACGTCCATCTACTCGGGTGTCTGCGCAGGCAAGGCCGTCGAGTACACGACCAGTGGTTCCGGCAACGGCCGCACTCAGTTCGTCGCTGGCCTTGTCGACTTCGCAGGCTCCGACTCGGCAATCAAGGAAGACCAGGCCGCCGAGGCAGCAGTGCGTTGCGAGAACAACCCGGCCTGGAATCTCCCGCTCGTCTTCGGACCTGTCGCGATCGCCTACAACCTCGAAGGCGTCGACACCGTAGTGCTGACTCCCGACGTCGCCGCGAAGATGTTCACCGGCGCCATCACGACCTGGAACGATCCGGCAATCGCGGCGTTGAACGAGGGCGTCGATCTTCCCGCCACAGCAGTCACCCCGGTATACCGGTCCGACTCCTCGGGCACCAGCGACAACTTCCAGCGCTTCCTTTCCGCCGCTGCTCCCGAGGCATGGACGCTGGATCACAGCTCCGACTGGGCCGGTGGCGTCGGTGAGGGTG is part of the Rhodococcus sovatensis genome and encodes:
- the cydC gene encoding thiol reductant ABC exporter subunit CydC — translated: MFTDLRRALGLFELRPGRVAIATLAGVATLGSALTLAAVSAWLITRAWQMPPVLDLTVAVVAVRALGISRGVFRYLERLATHDTALRGMTSARTRLYERLADGPPAATLTLRRGDLMARAGADIDALGDVVVRAIVPICVSVIMMVAAVALVAFVSPAAASILFLALLLAGVLAPVLAGRAARMAETEGATARTEFTEAAVRALDHGAELRVAGRLDDTLGEAAAANRSSVTSRDRAALPGAFADAALPLSIGASVLGSLLVGISLYGPTGGAEGGMTPMALAIIVLVPLAAFEATSVLPGAAVALTRARVAASRIMGLLDAAEPRWHGKAHQGALNRATTVEPSGVATAEPLDIPAGSRIAVVGPSGVGKTTLLVGLAGLIPSVQHVDGALFFAEDAHLFDTSILENLRVARGDVSADEARDALATVGLGEWVAELPEGVDTTLIGGARAVSGGQRRRLLLARAVLSRAPVLLLDEPTEHLDDRSGAELLRRLLDRDGGVVERDRTVVLVTHRLPADSVADQVIDLGLSLSEEQSNNPLRTHESRRTLSSTRERRWSEVDEL
- a CDS encoding FABP family protein: MAEAAEKFASTSARNIPILPDIPHPEDTANLRLGPDLNPALLALLPLVGVWRGNGEGRDPETGEEYAFGQQIVVTHDGGAYLGWESRSWRLDSDGNYAHPDLREVGFWRVSGGDGEKGSANEEVLELLLTHSTGLVELYYGHALNQSSWELATDVVIRSTSGALVGGAKRLYGIVEGADLAYVEERIGADGELAPRLSARLSRYIG
- a CDS encoding cutinase family protein, translated to MPRQFRAGSFLSVSVTMAAALLLVVPGAASAAPGTGSADSGSSDSGSAGTGSSEGPNIDPNNYAQDCPDVLMLAVSGATDSDADRDPLNEEPRSVASNWVGNVTLPIGEVNANSPGSVGWLYVPYPSTYGVGLLSDVETYQQSVASGIASTNRLLDEYKTKCGDNTKFVLLGYSVGAEVVERVALELGHRDPNALVTGDDFAGVMMIGDPYRPAGAPNFDEPGPTRGGFQSRTPKDYGTLNDKVTWSCRPYDLACDAPDNIVALQLALGVLGQMRLTVLNPVQTVADFARAVTSIATRAIVDIVTNKNWLESDETLLEVLLKVSDQLYEVDEQKAWEQLTPDQLLADLNWAMGPGADKIREKLHKEGVGLVENNKGIVDVVVEPYIFIGFLQHLLYWNNNPGDGREWESEKIVAWVTDLAQTERENNDAEHAPVEESPVEEQSAEPSSQVVPAPGTVTRDSDLGAFLESLGIAPPGVFPPQYSTVPEQAQQPATAIVPEPAQG
- a CDS encoding DUF1416 domain-containing protein gives rise to the protein MCGAPVQGQTIPAGVDVEKETVITGRVLATDGEPVAGAFVRLLDGTGEFTAEVVASGTGDFRFFAAPGTWTLRALSASGNGQADITPEGAGIHSANVTVGV
- a CDS encoding DUF4395 domain-containing protein; this encodes MSIDTAPSVSQVDVRGPRFAAWITTAVLAAVLVLSTFATTAAGVLLAVQAVVFAIGAARGPRNSPYGTIFATFVAPRLSPTSEREPVAPLKFAQLVGFVFAAVGVLGFALGSPVVGTVATGFALFAAFLNAAFAFCLGCQIYPLVARLRTQSARA
- a CDS encoding response regulator transcription factor translates to MELLLLTSDPNPEAVLPCLALLAHHVRPAPTEVSSLLEAGSADIALVDARTDLAAARGLCRLLGSTGSAIPVVAVLTEGGLVAVNSEWGLDDILLPGTGPAELDARLRLLVGRSGGVASPEASGKITLGELVIDEGTYTARLRGRPLDLTYKEFELLKYLAQHAGRVFTRAQLLQEVWGYDFFGGTRTVDVHVRRLRAKLGSEYESLIGTVRNVGYKAVRPSRSSKGGPVVVDGDDDLDGTDTASVEFSSLGGATHGSKN
- a CDS encoding LmeA family phospholipid-binding protein; protein product: MRKLIIGLVSLAALALVVDFGAAAYSEYRVSRAIRDGGDLLSDPQVIVHGFPFLTQAADGKYQNVEIRAQDVPNDYVGSTTIEANLRGVSVPLSDLVNGSVNAVPVDELDGRVRIEATDLGRFLDIVDLQVSAPPADKSDGTGGSGGSGMTTNGGVVLTGTVPVGPIRTEVSVQADLILDGDSVDIVASDFYFGPEGNADFTIPDFAKPTVLGLFTKTIDRQTLPFGVLPTDVYAEGSQIVIEGNAKNVTIDLEQIEAP
- the mshD gene encoding mycothiol synthase, encoding MTVSFDIARLDPAAITPIVAQEIRSIVLRATEVDGTAPLSEQAVKAVASDEVTHLVATSGFTIVGYAGVVAGTPPMAEVVVDPEFRRRGTGRMLVERALSEGGPGARVWAHGNLEPAQAVARALGLEVARELLQMRRPLGTPELPDVVVQDGISLRTYRGHQDDAELLRVNNAAFSWHPEQGGWTEKDIAERRDEAWFDPAGVFLAFEEGTDTLLGFHWTKVHPAEAGENEIGEVYVVGIDPQAQGRGLGRILTLAGLHYLRNRELSDVLLYVEADNAAAVHTYERLGFTRFHVDAAYMRH
- a CDS encoding thioredoxin family protein, which translates into the protein MTGLTVLLVVLIAATAFGLVYRSRAGKVRVSESAGSPELRALLLTAGVPLDAPVVLHFSADWCGPCAAVRRVVSQVLCDLDGPVEVELDIDANPELARAMNVMSLPTTFVLGEGLVERARISGVPKAEALRSALVNP
- a CDS encoding sulfurtransferase, yielding MARSDVLVSADWAEQNLNAPKTVFIEVDEDASAYDGGHIEGAVKLDWRKDLQDAVRRDFLNQEQFSDLLSSKGIANDDTIVLYGGNNNWFAAYAYWYFKLYGHKDVKLVDGGRKKWELDGRPLSKDIVTREATQYHAEAPDLSIRAFRDEVIDAIGNKNLVDVRSPDEFSGKILAPAHLPQEQAQQRGHVPSAINIPWSTTANEDGTFKDDDALEALYKDKGYDDGKATIAYCRIGERSSHTWFVLKELLGKSDVKNYDGSWVEYGSLVGAPIELEVH
- the pstS gene encoding phosphate ABC transporter substrate-binding protein PstS, translating into MKLKRSASLVGAVAIGAMMLTACGSDANVESAAGTDSAATCEGKSPLTGEGSSAQQNAMSNFTSIYSGVCAGKAVEYTTSGSGNGRTQFVAGLVDFAGSDSAIKEDQAAEAAVRCENNPAWNLPLVFGPVAIAYNLEGVDTVVLTPDVAAKMFTGAITTWNDPAIAALNEGVDLPATAVTPVYRSDSSGTSDNFQRFLSAAAPEAWTLDHSSDWAGGVGEGANGSSGVAQAVAATPGSITYVEKGFADQESLGTASVDFGNGPVELSSETAGAAIDTAEFSGEGNDLVIDIDALYASNAADTYPLVLATYEIVCSAGYDADTSAAVKSFLLSAANEGQQGLEEAGYVPLPENFKERLVTAINAIA